One Lemur catta isolate mLemCat1 chromosome 15, mLemCat1.pri, whole genome shotgun sequence genomic window carries:
- the ASGR2 gene encoding asialoglycoprotein receptor 2 isoform X4, whose product MAGPPPPQPFAQRLCSTLRLGLLGLGFNVLLLVAICVIGSQSTQMQVELRALKETFSNFSSSTLTEVRALGAHGGSVVGKITSLGAKLEKQQQDLKADHATLLLHLKHFPADLRILTCQLEVLYSNGSGRTCCPVNWVEHEGSCYWFSRSGKSWLEAEKYCQLENSHLVVINSWEEQKFIAQHTSPFNAWIGLTDSDGAWKWVDGTEYRYNYKNWAVTQPDNWEGHELDGGEDCAEMQPNGRWNDNFCLQVFRWVCEKKQNSTLQEP is encoded by the exons ggccacctccaccccagccctttGCACAGCGTCTTTGCTCCACGCTCCGCCTTGGTCTGCTTGGCCTGGGCTTCAACGTCCTGCTGCTGGTGGCCATCTGTGTGATTGGGTCCCAAA GCACACAGATGCAAGTGGAGCTGCGGGCCCTGAAGGAAACGTTCAGCAACTTCTCCTCAAGCACCCTGACGGAGGTCCGGGCTCTGGGCGCCCACG GAGGCAGCGTAGTGGGCAAGATAACGTCTCTGGGAGCCAAGCTGGAGAAACAGCAGCAGGACCTGAAAGCAG ACCACGCCACCTTGCTCCTTCATCTGAAGCACTTCCCAGCCGATCTTCGCATCCTGACCTGCCAGTTGGAGGTCCTCTACAGCAACG GCTCTGGAAGGACCTGCTGCCCCGTCAACTGGGTGGAGCACGAGGGCAGCTGCTACTGGTTCTCTCGCTCCGGGAAGTCCTGGCTAGAGGCGGAGAAGTACTGCCAGCTGGAGAACTCACACCTGGTGGTCATCAACtcctgggaggagcag AAGTTCATTGCACAACATACAAGCCCCTTTAACGCCTGGATAGGTCTCACCGACAGTGATGGTGCCTGGAAATGGGTGGATGGTACCGAATATAGGTACAACTACAA GAACTGGGCCGTCACCCAGCCAGACAACTGGGAGGGACATGAGCTGGATGGAGGTGAAGACTGTGCTGAAATGCAGCCGAATGGCCGCTGGAACGACAATTTCTGCCTGCAGGTGTTCCGCTGGGTGTGTGAGAAGAAGCAGAATAGCACCCTGCAGGAGCCCTGA
- the ASGR2 gene encoding asialoglycoprotein receptor 2 isoform X3 encodes MSSLALTHLTRTRTERGPPPPQPFAQRLCSTLRLGLLGLGFNVLLLVAICVIGSQSTQMQVELRALKETFSNFSSSTLTEVRALGAHGGSVVGKITSLGAKLEKQQQDLKADHATLLLHLKHFPADLRILTCQLEVLYSNGSGRTCCPVNWVEHEGSCYWFSRSGKSWLEAEKYCQLENSHLVVINSWEEQKFIAQHTSPFNAWIGLTDSDGAWKWVDGTEYRYNYKNWAVTQPDNWEGHELDGGEDCAEMQPNGRWNDNFCLQVFRWVCEKKQNSTLQEP; translated from the exons ggccacctccaccccagccctttGCACAGCGTCTTTGCTCCACGCTCCGCCTTGGTCTGCTTGGCCTGGGCTTCAACGTCCTGCTGCTGGTGGCCATCTGTGTGATTGGGTCCCAAA GCACACAGATGCAAGTGGAGCTGCGGGCCCTGAAGGAAACGTTCAGCAACTTCTCCTCAAGCACCCTGACGGAGGTCCGGGCTCTGGGCGCCCACG GAGGCAGCGTAGTGGGCAAGATAACGTCTCTGGGAGCCAAGCTGGAGAAACAGCAGCAGGACCTGAAAGCAG ACCACGCCACCTTGCTCCTTCATCTGAAGCACTTCCCAGCCGATCTTCGCATCCTGACCTGCCAGTTGGAGGTCCTCTACAGCAACG GCTCTGGAAGGACCTGCTGCCCCGTCAACTGGGTGGAGCACGAGGGCAGCTGCTACTGGTTCTCTCGCTCCGGGAAGTCCTGGCTAGAGGCGGAGAAGTACTGCCAGCTGGAGAACTCACACCTGGTGGTCATCAACtcctgggaggagcag AAGTTCATTGCACAACATACAAGCCCCTTTAACGCCTGGATAGGTCTCACCGACAGTGATGGTGCCTGGAAATGGGTGGATGGTACCGAATATAGGTACAACTACAA GAACTGGGCCGTCACCCAGCCAGACAACTGGGAGGGACATGAGCTGGATGGAGGTGAAGACTGTGCTGAAATGCAGCCGAATGGCCGCTGGAACGACAATTTCTGCCTGCAGGTGTTCCGCTGGGTGTGTGAGAAGAAGCAGAATAGCACCCTGCAGGAGCCCTGA
- the ASGR2 gene encoding asialoglycoprotein receptor 2 isoform X1: protein MAKDSQDIQQLDLEENDHQLSRGPPPPQPFAQRLCSTLRLGLLGLGFNVLLLVAICVIGSQSTQMQVELRALKETFSNFSSSTLTEVRALGAHGGSVVGKITSLGAKLEKQQQDLKADHATLLLHLKHFPADLRILTCQLEVLYSNGSGRTCCPVNWVEHEGSCYWFSRSGKSWLEAEKYCQLENSHLVVINSWEEQKFIAQHTSPFNAWIGLTDSDGAWKWVDGTEYRYNYKNWAVTQPDNWEGHELDGGEDCAEMQPNGRWNDNFCLQVFRWVCEKKQNSTLQEP, encoded by the exons ATGGCCAAGGACTCTCAAGACAtccagcagctggacttggaggAAAATGACCACCAGCTCAGTAGAG ggccacctccaccccagccctttGCACAGCGTCTTTGCTCCACGCTCCGCCTTGGTCTGCTTGGCCTGGGCTTCAACGTCCTGCTGCTGGTGGCCATCTGTGTGATTGGGTCCCAAA GCACACAGATGCAAGTGGAGCTGCGGGCCCTGAAGGAAACGTTCAGCAACTTCTCCTCAAGCACCCTGACGGAGGTCCGGGCTCTGGGCGCCCACG GAGGCAGCGTAGTGGGCAAGATAACGTCTCTGGGAGCCAAGCTGGAGAAACAGCAGCAGGACCTGAAAGCAG ACCACGCCACCTTGCTCCTTCATCTGAAGCACTTCCCAGCCGATCTTCGCATCCTGACCTGCCAGTTGGAGGTCCTCTACAGCAACG GCTCTGGAAGGACCTGCTGCCCCGTCAACTGGGTGGAGCACGAGGGCAGCTGCTACTGGTTCTCTCGCTCCGGGAAGTCCTGGCTAGAGGCGGAGAAGTACTGCCAGCTGGAGAACTCACACCTGGTGGTCATCAACtcctgggaggagcag AAGTTCATTGCACAACATACAAGCCCCTTTAACGCCTGGATAGGTCTCACCGACAGTGATGGTGCCTGGAAATGGGTGGATGGTACCGAATATAGGTACAACTACAA GAACTGGGCCGTCACCCAGCCAGACAACTGGGAGGGACATGAGCTGGATGGAGGTGAAGACTGTGCTGAAATGCAGCCGAATGGCCGCTGGAACGACAATTTCTGCCTGCAGGTGTTCCGCTGGGTGTGTGAGAAGAAGCAGAATAGCACCCTGCAGGAGCCCTGA
- the ASGR2 gene encoding asialoglycoprotein receptor 2 isoform X2 — MPGSTFNPTTSLHVNLHLSTSPALSSAPALRATSAQPQVQLQPGLAMAKDSQDIQQLDLEENDHQLSRGPPPPQPFAQRLCSTLRLGLLGLGFNVLLLVAICVIGSQSTQMQVELRALKETFSNFSSSTLTEVRALGAHGGSVVGKITSLGAKLEKQQQDLKADHATLLLHLKHFPADLRILTCQLEVLYSNGSGRTCCPVNWVEHEGSCYWFSRSGKSWLEAEKYCQLENSHLVVINSWEEQKFIAQHTSPFNAWIGLTDSDGAWKWVDGTEYRYNYKNWAVTQPDNWEGHELDGGEDCAEMQPNGRWNDNFCLQVFRWVCEKKQNSTLQEP; from the exons ATGCCAG GTTCTACATTCAATCCCACCACCAGCCTCCACGTGAATTTGCATCTTAGCACAAGCCCAGCCCTCAGCTCAGCCCCAGCCCTCAGAGCAacctcagcccagccccaggtCCAGCTCCAGCCTGGGCTTGCTATGGCCAAGGACTCTCAAGACAtccagcagctggacttggaggAAAATGACCACCAGCTCAGTAGAG ggccacctccaccccagccctttGCACAGCGTCTTTGCTCCACGCTCCGCCTTGGTCTGCTTGGCCTGGGCTTCAACGTCCTGCTGCTGGTGGCCATCTGTGTGATTGGGTCCCAAA GCACACAGATGCAAGTGGAGCTGCGGGCCCTGAAGGAAACGTTCAGCAACTTCTCCTCAAGCACCCTGACGGAGGTCCGGGCTCTGGGCGCCCACG GAGGCAGCGTAGTGGGCAAGATAACGTCTCTGGGAGCCAAGCTGGAGAAACAGCAGCAGGACCTGAAAGCAG ACCACGCCACCTTGCTCCTTCATCTGAAGCACTTCCCAGCCGATCTTCGCATCCTGACCTGCCAGTTGGAGGTCCTCTACAGCAACG GCTCTGGAAGGACCTGCTGCCCCGTCAACTGGGTGGAGCACGAGGGCAGCTGCTACTGGTTCTCTCGCTCCGGGAAGTCCTGGCTAGAGGCGGAGAAGTACTGCCAGCTGGAGAACTCACACCTGGTGGTCATCAACtcctgggaggagcag AAGTTCATTGCACAACATACAAGCCCCTTTAACGCCTGGATAGGTCTCACCGACAGTGATGGTGCCTGGAAATGGGTGGATGGTACCGAATATAGGTACAACTACAA GAACTGGGCCGTCACCCAGCCAGACAACTGGGAGGGACATGAGCTGGATGGAGGTGAAGACTGTGCTGAAATGCAGCCGAATGGCCGCTGGAACGACAATTTCTGCCTGCAGGTGTTCCGCTGGGTGTGTGAGAAGAAGCAGAATAGCACCCTGCAGGAGCCCTGA